A region from the Lolium perenne isolate Kyuss_39 chromosome 4, Kyuss_2.0, whole genome shotgun sequence genome encodes:
- the LOC127294322 gene encoding probable F-box protein At4g22165: METCSVAMIVSFGRFGLTSLHKLLALSPGSLQKFREACSVARIMSFGQFGLTTLPKLLALSPDSLQKFRQGSPRIPTETLLPELPQDVLMDIFSLLEIPDLVRAASVCSSWCSAYTFLRSHPELYRRPQTPCLFYTSESSGDNVACLYSLAEKRVYNLTLPDPPIRSRYLLGSSHGWLVTADDKSELHLVNAITAQQIALPSVITLDSVVPIFDNTGTIVNYEVWDAPDDSDSDTEMVDRELLFHAPPDELRNHIYKSAFVFPDPSTGSYIVVLIHGPGCQLSFARVGDRNWTLLPPGWEYEQCIYMDDLLYASTRYGRIDAFDLTSPTITRNIISDEIDYSIGDHWGHLYFVQGPCGGLLEVCRKSSGHLDAGYEKPIRKTDKILSHKIDIAAKGLVKINGLHDHVLFLGRSQAQCLSAEEYPQLKANSVYFTDGGEYNWQSKNIPRDIGILNLENDSTEEIASPFWCSWPSPIWITPSLTVMNMSLYK; encoded by the coding sequence ATGGAGACCTGTAGCGTGGCCATGATAGTGAGCTTTGGACGCTTTGGCTTGACAAGTTTGCATAAGCTGCTGGCTCTGTCTCCCGGTTCACTGCAGAAATTCAGAGAGGCCTGTAGCGTAGCCAGGATAATGAGCTTTGGACAGTTTGGATTGACAACATTGCCTAAGCTGCTGGCTCTGTCTCCGGATTCACTGCAGAAATTCAGACAAGGCTCACCACGGATCCCAACTGAGACTCTGTTGCCGGAGCTGCCTCAGGACGTATTGATGGATATCTTTTCCCTCCTGGAGATCCCTGACCTCGTGCGTGCAGCATCTGTTTGCTCCTCCTGGTGCTCCGCATATACCTTCTTACGCAGCCACCCAGAGCTATACAGACGACCACAGACGCCTTGCCTGTTCTACACCTCTGAATCTTCTGGTGACAACGTAGCATGTCTCTACAGCCTCGCGGAGAAGAGGGTCTACAACTTAACTCTTCCAGATCCACCCATCCGAAGTAGGTATCTCCTTGGTTCCTCGCATGGTTGGCTAGTCACCGCCGATGACAAATCTGAGCTGCACCTTGTCAATGCCATCACCGCTCAACAGATAGCTCTCCCATCGGTGATCACCCTGGATTCTGTAGTTCCAATCTTTGACAATACAGGCACAATTGTTAACTATGAGGTGTGGGATGCACCAGATGATTCTGACTCAGACACTGAAATGGTTGATCGCGAATTGTTATTCCATGCTCCACCTGACGAGCTTCGTAACCACATCTACAAGAGCGCCTTCGTTTTTCCGGATCCGTCCACAGGAAGCTATATTGTGGTTCTCATCCACGGTCCAGGATGTCAGCTTTCGTTCGCAAGGGTAGGAGATCGTAACTGGACCTTGCTGCCACCGGGTTGGGAATATGAACAGTGCATCTACATGGATGATCTGCTGTATGCATCCACAAGATATGGAAGAATCGATGCTTTTGATCTCACCAGTCCTACCATCACGAGGAATATAATTTCAGATGAGATTGACTACAGCATTGGTGACCACTGGGGGCACCTGTACTTTGTTCAGGGTCCATGTGGTGGTCTGCTGGAAGTTTGCAGGAAATCATCAGGACATTTAGATGCGGGTTATGAGAAGCCTATACGGAAAACTGACAAAATATTGTCACATAAAATTGATATTGCAGCAAAAGGGCTTGTGAAAATAAATGGCTTGCATGATCACGTGTTGTTTCTTGGACGTAGCCAGGCACAGTGCCTTAGTGCTGAAGAGTATCCTCAACTGAAGGCAAACTCCGTCTATTTCACAGATGGTGGGGAATATAATTGGCAGTCTAAGAATATTCCCCGGGATATAGGTATTCTCAATTTGGAAAATGATAGTACGGAAGAAATTGCATCTCCGTTTTGGTGCAGCTGGCCTAGTCCCATATGGATAACACCGAGTCTTACAGTAATGAACATGTCATTGTACAAATAG
- the LOC139830044 gene encoding F-box protein SKIP23-like: protein METCSVAMIVSFGRFGLTSLHKLLALSPGSLQKFREACSVARIMSFGQFGLTTLPKLLVLSPDSLQKFREGSPRIPTETLLPELPQDVLMDIFSLLEIPDLVRAASVCSSWRSAYSILRSHPELYRRPQTPCLFYTSESAGDNVACLYSLAEKRVYNLTLPDPPIRSRYLLGSSHGWLVTADDKSELHLVNAITAQQIALPSVITLDSVVPIFDNTGTIVNYEVWEAPDDSDSDTEMVDREMLFHAPPDELRNHIYKSAFVFPDPSTGSYIVVLIHGPGCQLSFARVGDRNWTLLPPGWEYEQCIYMDDLLYASTRYGRIDAFDLTSPTITRNIISDEIDYSIGDHWGHLYFVQGPCGGLLEVCRKSSGHLDAGYEKPIRKTDKILLHKIDIAAKGLVKINGLHDHVLFLGRSQAQCLSAEEYPQLKANSVYFTDGGEYNWQSKNIPRDIGILNLENDSTEEIASPFWCSWPSPIWITPSLTVMNMSLYK, encoded by the coding sequence ATGGAGACCTGTAGCGTGGCCATGATAGTGAGCTTTGGACGCTTTGGCTTGACAAGTTTGCATAAGCTGCTGGCTCTGTCTCCCGGTTCACTGCAGAAATTCAGAGAGGCCTGTAGCGTAGCCAGGATAATGAGCTTTGGACAGTTTGGATTGACAACATTGCCTAAGCTGCTAGTTCTGTCTCCGGATTCACTGCAGAAATTCAGAGAAGGCTCACCACGGATCCCAACTGAGACTCTGTTGCCGGAGCTGCCCCAGGACGTATTGATGGATATCTTTTCCCTCCTGGAGATCCCTGACCTCGTGCGTGCAGCATCTGTTTGCTCCTCCTGGCGCTCTGCATATTCCATCCTACGCAGCCACCCAGAGCTATACAGACGACCACAGACGCCTTGCCTGTTCTACACCTCTGAATCTGCTGGTGACAACGTAGCATGTCTCTACAGCCTCGCGGAGAAGAGGGTCTACAACTTAACTCTTCCAGATCCACCCATCCGAAGTAGGTATCTCCTTGGTTCCTCGCATGGTTGGCTAGTCACTGCCGATGACAAGTCTGAGCTGCACCTTGTCAATGCCATCACCGCTCAACAGATAGCTCTCCCATCGGTGATCACCCTGGATTCTGTAGTGCCAATCTTTGACAATACAGGCACAATTGTTAACTATGAGGTGTGGGAGGCACCAGATGATTCTGACTCAGACACTGAAATGGTTGATCGCGAAATGTTATTCCATGCTCCACCTGACGAGCTTCGTAACCACATCTACAAGAGCGCCTTCGTTTTTCCGGATCCGTCCACAGGAAGCTATATTGTGGTTCTCATCCACGGTCCAGGATGTCAGCTTTCGTTCGCAAGGGTAGGAGATCGTAACTGGACCTTGCTGCCACCGGGTTGGGAATATGAACAGTGCATCTACATGGATGACCTGCTGTATGCATCCACAAGATATGGAAGAATCGATGCTTTTGATCTCACCAGTCCTACCATCACGAGGAATATAATTTCAGATGAGATTGACTACAGCATTGGTGACCACTGGGGGCACCTGTACTTTGTTCAGGGTCCATGTGGTGGTCTGCTGGAAGTTTGCAGGAAATCATCAGGACATTTAGATGCGGGTTATGAGAAGCCTATACGGAAAACTGACAAAATATTGTTACATAAAATTGATATTGCAGCAAAAGGGCTTGTGAAAATAAATGGCTTGCATGATCACGTGTTGTTTCTTGGACGTAGCCAGGCACAGTGCCTTAGTGCTGAAGAGTATCCTCAACTGAAGGCAAACTCCGTCTATTTCACAGATGGTGGGGAATATAATTGGCAGTCTAAGAATATTCCCCGGGATATAGGTATTCTCAATTTGGAAAATGATAGTACGGAAGAAATTGCATCTCCGTTTTGGTGCAGCTGGCCTAGTCCCATATGGATAACACCGAGTCTTACAGTAATGAACATGTCATTGTACAAATAG